The proteins below are encoded in one region of Geobacter sp.:
- a CDS encoding DUF748 domain-containing protein encodes MNSRRKLLIIIAAILAALFLFTTLILPGIVRNKVIRSLETATSRKAELAGISLNPFTLSAKLRGFRLCERDRSTTFASFSSARIAVSPASIFRQALVVSSVTVRAPYLHLERTAPNSYNFSELLVRKEPPKPDAKPFLFSINNIEIDRGSVDFMDRAVATPTAHTVRNLELAVPFVSNVPYLADRYVAPRISAKVNGTELSASGKLKPLSSAIEASLHLSLQGIDLPHYLAYLPKEVPLRIASGELTTSLDLAYRVSAANKPDLTLKGDLALDKLSVTEKSGAPLFNLGRGAIRINEAALFARSFDLARLTVVDPEIFLDRAANGKWNLQRLTPEQPAAQSVSPKKEESAEKGIPAAKEKTVKPRINLAALQITGGRFHFADRLPASGFRTDLEGIDLNVRGFSTDAGRRATWTAALKSSRGESLNGSGELTMEPLAVTARVTLEKIMLAPAYPYLAAYLASPVSGTVDASTTLAYSPAGGLTLSDLTLTGHALAARFGDKDGINLQTLTVSGANLDLAKRTAGVELVEIAGGSCRVSRMPDGTISAARIVVPAKPKAAAPPSSPAQPFSYRIAKVATSGLTLGFRDLTRSDPPEFTLSRVAFAVSEITGPRTAAMPFSLQAVYGKNGTVKSMGTVTPQPFKLKGKMDIRRIPLRDFEAYLPDDLNLFVADGSLDSRMTISLAKGSSGMTGTFAGNLGIRSFYCLDTVENEDLLKWESLQLDEVSGAISPFTLSIRQVALSNPYARVVINKDGSLNLQNLKGTKEAAATVQPGATPAVAQAAPAPALAAVPAPAPRKIKVDTITVQDGTLSFDDRHLPTTFATTFFNLGGRVTGMSSDERQQADVDLRGNLENHSPLRITGTLNPLWSEPFVDLKVSFTDIELSPFTPYSGTYLGYTVDKGKLFLDLKYRIEKKTLNSENRLFFDQFTLGERVESEKATSLPVRLALALLKDRKGEIHLDLPVTGRTDDPKFSVWGVVLQMLKNLLVKAATSPFSLLASAFGSGDDFSVVTFPPGSARLETTEQEKLAKLAKALEDRPALKLEISGFVDRERDSEGYRQEQLLRKLKTEKFLTLSKARKNQPGQTPDNVEVLPAEQSALLKAVYAKEKFPKPRTALGFVKSLPDAEMRKLILTNTPVGDAQLQALAREREEAVRSFLLQQKLPATRLFQKSADIYKPAEKEGVSNSRVEFGAGAS; translated from the coding sequence ATGAACAGCCGACGCAAACTCCTGATCATTATCGCCGCCATCCTGGCCGCACTGTTCCTCTTCACGACCCTGATCCTGCCGGGAATCGTCCGGAACAAGGTAATCCGCAGCCTGGAAACCGCCACCAGCCGCAAGGCCGAACTTGCCGGTATCTCTCTCAATCCGTTCACCCTCAGTGCCAAACTCCGCGGTTTCCGCCTCTGCGAGCGCGACCGGTCGACGACCTTTGCCTCCTTCAGCAGTGCGCGGATCGCCGTAAGCCCGGCATCGATCTTCCGACAGGCCCTGGTGGTCTCGTCCGTTACGGTCCGGGCACCCTACCTGCACCTGGAACGGACCGCACCGAACAGCTACAACTTCTCCGAACTCCTGGTCCGCAAGGAGCCGCCAAAGCCGGATGCGAAACCGTTTCTCTTCTCGATCAACAACATCGAGATCGACCGCGGCTCCGTCGACTTCATGGACCGCGCCGTCGCCACCCCCACAGCCCACACGGTCCGCAACCTGGAGCTGGCCGTGCCGTTCGTCAGCAACGTCCCCTACCTGGCCGATCGCTACGTCGCCCCCCGGATCAGCGCCAAAGTCAACGGCACCGAGCTTTCAGCCAGCGGCAAGCTGAAGCCGTTGAGCAGCGCAATCGAGGCATCGCTCCACCTCTCGTTGCAGGGTATCGATCTCCCCCATTACCTGGCATACCTGCCCAAAGAGGTCCCGCTCCGGATCGCCAGCGGAGAGCTCACCACCTCCCTGGACCTGGCCTACCGGGTTTCCGCCGCCAACAAGCCCGACCTGACCCTGAAGGGGGACCTGGCCCTGGACAAGCTGTCGGTGACGGAAAAGAGCGGGGCTCCGCTGTTCAACCTCGGCCGGGGGGCGATCAGGATCAACGAGGCCGCGCTGTTTGCCCGCTCCTTCGACCTTGCCCGGCTGACCGTCGTTGACCCGGAAATCTTCCTCGACCGCGCCGCCAACGGCAAATGGAACCTGCAGCGGCTTACCCCGGAACAGCCCGCGGCTCAGTCCGTCAGCCCGAAAAAGGAAGAGTCTGCCGAAAAAGGGATTCCCGCCGCCAAAGAGAAGACCGTGAAACCCCGCATCAACCTCGCGGCCCTGCAGATCACCGGCGGCCGGTTCCACTTTGCCGACCGGCTCCCTGCCAGCGGCTTCCGCACCGACCTGGAGGGGATCGACCTCAACGTGCGGGGGTTCTCCACCGATGCGGGACGCCGGGCAACCTGGACCGCAGCCCTGAAGAGCAGCCGGGGCGAATCGCTCAACGGCAGCGGCGAACTGACCATGGAACCGCTGGCCGTTACCGCCCGCGTCACCCTGGAAAAGATCATGCTCGCCCCGGCCTACCCCTACCTTGCAGCGTACCTCGCCAGCCCGGTCAGCGGCACGGTCGATGCGAGCACCACCCTGGCCTACTCGCCTGCCGGGGGACTTACCCTGAGCGATCTCACCCTTACCGGCCATGCCCTGGCCGCGCGTTTCGGCGACAAGGACGGCATCAACCTGCAAACCCTGACCGTGAGCGGCGCTAATCTGGACCTTGCCAAGCGCACGGCAGGCGTTGAGCTCGTTGAGATTGCCGGTGGAAGCTGCAGGGTATCCCGCATGCCCGACGGCACGATAAGCGCAGCCCGGATTGTCGTTCCGGCAAAGCCCAAGGCCGCCGCACCACCGTCATCCCCTGCGCAGCCCTTCAGTTACCGCATTGCCAAGGTAGCGACCAGCGGCCTGACCCTCGGGTTCAGGGACCTGACCCGCAGCGATCCCCCCGAGTTCACCCTGAGCAGGGTAGCGTTCGCCGTCTCCGAGATCACCGGCCCCCGCACAGCAGCCATGCCCTTCTCCCTGCAGGCGGTCTACGGCAAAAACGGCACGGTCAAAAGCATGGGAACCGTGACCCCGCAACCATTCAAGCTGAAAGGGAAGATGGATATCCGGCGCATTCCGCTGCGCGACTTCGAGGCCTATCTCCCCGACGACCTCAATCTCTTCGTGGCGGACGGCTCGCTGGACAGCCGGATGACGATCAGCCTTGCCAAGGGGAGCAGCGGCATGACCGGCACCTTTGCGGGAAACCTGGGTATCCGCTCTTTCTACTGCCTGGACACCGTCGAGAACGAAGACCTGCTCAAATGGGAGAGCCTGCAGCTTGACGAGGTGAGCGGTGCCATCTCCCCCTTCACCCTGTCCATACGCCAAGTGGCTCTCAGCAACCCCTACGCCCGGGTAGTGATCAACAAGGACGGTTCCCTCAACCTGCAGAACCTGAAGGGGACGAAAGAGGCGGCTGCCACGGTTCAGCCCGGCGCGACCCCGGCGGTGGCACAAGCTGCCCCTGCTCCTGCCTTGGCGGCAGTTCCGGCTCCGGCACCGCGGAAGATCAAGGTCGATACCATCACCGTCCAGGACGGCACCCTCTCCTTTGACGACCGGCACCTCCCGACCACCTTCGCCACTACCTTTTTCAACCTAGGAGGGCGCGTCACCGGGATGTCCAGCGACGAGCGGCAGCAGGCCGATGTCGACCTGCGCGGTAACCTGGAGAACCATTCGCCGCTCAGGATCACCGGCACCCTCAACCCCCTCTGGAGCGAACCGTTCGTCGACCTGAAGGTCAGCTTCACCGACATCGAACTCTCCCCCTTCACCCCCTACTCCGGCACCTATCTGGGGTACACGGTGGACAAGGGAAAACTGTTCCTCGACCTCAAGTACCGGATCGAGAAAAAGACCCTCAACTCCGAGAACCGGCTCTTCTTCGACCAGTTCACCCTGGGGGAGCGGGTTGAGAGCGAAAAGGCCACCTCCCTGCCGGTCCGACTCGCGCTGGCCCTGCTCAAGGACCGCAAGGGAGAGATCCATCTCGATCTCCCGGTCACGGGCCGGACCGACGATCCCAAGTTCAGCGTCTGGGGGGTTGTCCTGCAGATGTTGAAGAACCTGCTGGTAAAAGCCGCCACCTCCCCCTTCTCCCTGCTGGCATCCGCATTCGGCAGCGGGGACGACTTCAGCGTCGTCACCTTCCCTCCCGGCTCGGCCCGACTGGAAACAACGGAACAGGAAAAGCTCGCCAAGCTCGCCAAGGCGCTGGAAGACCGACCCGCCCTGAAACTGGAGATCTCGGGTTTTGTGGACCGGGAACGTGACAGCGAGGGATACCGGCAGGAGCAGCTGCTCCGGAAGCTCAAGACCGAGAAATTCCTCACGCTCAGCAAGGCACGCAAGAACCAGCCGGGTCAGACCCCCGACAATGTGGAGGTTCTCCCCGCAGAGCAGAGCGCTCTCCTGAAGGCTGTCTACGCCAAGGAGAAATTCCCCAAGCCGCGCACCGCCCTGGGGTTCGTCAAATCGCTGCCGGATGCGGAGATGCGGAAACTGATCCTGACCAACACCCCGGTGGGGGATGCGCAGCTGCAGGCTCTGGCCCGCGAGCGGGAGGAAGCGGTCCGCAGCTTCCTGCTGCAGCAGAAGCTGCCGGCAACGCGGCTCTTCCAGAAGAGCGCCGACATCTACAAACCGGCGGAAAAAGAAGGGGTGAGCAACAGCAGGGTGGAATTCGGGGCAGGAGCCAGCTAG
- a CDS encoding OmpA family protein has protein sequence MKRTALLLLGVSLVAGCAEPMTKTQKGTLIGTGTGAAAGAALGQAIGRDTGSTLIGAALGAAVGGLTGGMIGNYMDKQEAEMRQALADVEGASIQRTQDVLSVTFKSDLMFSTGSAALKGGAQDEITRVARVLNQYPQTTVQIAGHTDSTGSEELNQKLSEKRALAVKSALTGHGVAAARLATIGYGETRPIADNDTEAGRQMNRRVTITIIPNQQVQQ, from the coding sequence ATGAAGCGTACCGCTCTGCTGCTTCTAGGAGTTTCTCTCGTAGCGGGCTGTGCCGAGCCCATGACCAAGACCCAGAAAGGCACCCTGATCGGCACCGGCACCGGGGCTGCGGCAGGCGCCGCGCTCGGTCAGGCCATCGGCCGCGATACCGGCTCGACCCTGATCGGAGCAGCACTCGGTGCTGCCGTCGGCGGGCTGACCGGCGGCATGATCGGTAATTATATGGACAAGCAGGAAGCAGAGATGCGGCAGGCCCTGGCCGATGTGGAAGGGGCATCCATCCAGCGGACCCAGGACGTGCTGTCGGTGACCTTCAAGTCCGATCTGATGTTCAGCACCGGCTCCGCAGCCCTCAAGGGGGGAGCCCAGGACGAGATCACCAGGGTCGCCAGGGTCCTGAACCAGTATCCCCAGACCACGGTCCAGATCGCCGGCCACACCGACAGCACCGGCTCGGAGGAACTGAACCAGAAGCTGTCCGAGAAGCGTGCCCTGGCTGTCAAGAGCGCACTGACGGGGCATGGCGTCGCTGCCGCCCGGCTGGCGACCATCGGTTACGGCGAGACCAGGCCGATTGCCGACAACGACACCGAAGCCGGCAGGCAGATGAACCGCCGGGTGACCATCACCATCATCCCCAACCAGCAGGTGCAGCAGTAG
- a CDS encoding thiol peroxidase, producing MQERTGIITFKGNPMTLLGPELKVGDRAPDFRVVDNGLAPVTLADLSGITIISCVPSLDTPVCDTETRRFNQEAAALPDQATLLTISLDLPFAQKRWCGAAGIDKIKVLSDYQDRSFGQAYGVLIKELKLLSRSIFVIDGTNTIRYIQHVPEVTQEPDYAAVIQAAKALLA from the coding sequence ATGCAGGAACGTACCGGCATCATCACTTTCAAAGGGAACCCCATGACCCTGCTCGGCCCGGAACTCAAGGTGGGAGACCGTGCACCCGACTTCCGGGTGGTGGACAACGGCCTGGCCCCGGTAACACTGGCCGATCTGAGCGGCATCACCATCATCAGCTGCGTCCCGTCGCTGGATACCCCGGTCTGCGACACCGAAACCCGGCGGTTCAACCAGGAGGCGGCAGCACTCCCCGACCAGGCGACCCTGCTCACCATCAGCCTCGATCTCCCCTTTGCCCAGAAACGGTGGTGCGGCGCAGCGGGCATCGACAAGATCAAGGTCCTCTCGGACTACCAGGACCGTTCCTTCGGGCAGGCGTACGGTGTGCTGATCAAGGAGCTGAAGCTGCTGTCGCGCTCCATCTTCGTCATCGACGGCACTAACACCATCCGCTACATCCAGCATGTGCCGGAGGTTACCCAGGAGCCCGACTACGCCGCGGTCATCCAGGCAGCTAAGGCGTTGCTCGCCTAG
- a CDS encoding methyltransferase domain-containing protein → MNDAVRDHYESHPYPRIPLLAAIRPWDTYALNLTALWARCNGRLLAAFRQRILLAGCGTFSPYPFSIANPGARITALDLSSATLQRARLHARVHGCRDVDFVRGDLTEPAVAPGPFHLIDVYGVLHHLADPASGLAALAGRLAPGGILRLMVYSHGARREVEAVRRAFRLLGIDDPATARHLVRRAPKGSRLARVVAELPEAGSVAGFADAFLHPRARTYRIDQLMELLEGAGLTPLLFTHSKASPDVAAEVERLRRAEREGAIGHNYTLLAGKEPRGAAPSVAGSRLLLNPALQRAVSGFRLLPLRIDGRLGSANPCLDRAARRFLRRFREPVAVERLTGAELALAKRYCDALFLFCVDGDEPEKGM, encoded by the coding sequence GTGAACGATGCCGTCCGCGATCATTACGAAAGTCATCCCTACCCCCGCATACCGCTTCTGGCAGCGATCCGGCCGTGGGATACCTATGCCCTCAACCTCACGGCCCTCTGGGCGCGCTGCAACGGCAGACTGCTCGCCGCCTTCCGGCAACGGATACTCCTGGCCGGCTGCGGCACCTTTTCCCCCTATCCCTTCAGCATCGCCAATCCGGGCGCACGGATTACCGCCCTCGACCTGTCGTCTGCCACGTTGCAACGGGCCCGTCTTCATGCCCGGGTGCACGGCTGCAGAGACGTCGACTTTGTCCGCGGCGACCTGACCGAACCTGCAGTGGCGCCGGGACCGTTCCATCTCATCGATGTCTACGGAGTGCTCCATCACCTGGCAGATCCGGCCTCGGGCCTGGCCGCACTGGCGGGACGCCTTGCCCCCGGCGGCATCCTGCGGCTCATGGTTTACAGCCACGGCGCCCGGCGGGAGGTGGAGGCGGTCCGCCGGGCCTTCCGGCTGCTCGGCATCGACGATCCGGCAACCGCACGGCACCTGGTGCGCCGGGCACCGAAAGGGTCGCGCCTGGCCAGGGTTGTTGCCGAACTCCCCGAGGCCGGCTCTGTCGCCGGGTTTGCCGATGCCTTCCTCCATCCGCGCGCCAGGACCTATCGCATCGACCAGCTGATGGAACTCCTGGAGGGGGCCGGCCTGACCCCGCTGCTCTTCACCCACAGCAAAGCCTCGCCAGATGTGGCAGCAGAGGTGGAACGGCTGCGCCGGGCCGAACGGGAAGGCGCGATTGGGCACAACTATACCCTCCTTGCCGGGAAAGAGCCGCGTGGCGCGGCTCCATCGGTTGCCGGCAGCAGGCTGTTGCTCAATCCCGCGCTGCAGAGGGCCGTGTCCGGTTTCAGGCTGCTGCCGCTCAGGATCGATGGTCGGCTCGGCTCTGCCAACCCGTGTCTCGACCGGGCTGCCCGGCGGTTTCTGCGGAGATTCAGGGAACCGGTTGCCGTGGAACGGCTGACCGGGGCGGAGCTGGCACTGGCGAAGCGTTACTGCGATGCGCTGTTCCTGTTCTGCGTCGATGGGGATGAACCTGAAAAAGGCATGTAA
- the thiC gene encoding phosphomethylpyrimidine synthase ThiC, which yields MKTQLELARQGIISDMMREAAAAEGVPAETIRDGITDGTIIICHNVKRLSGIPLAVGKGLRTKVNANIGTSADDTDISKELEKARVAVKHGADALMDLSTGGPVDEIRRAIIAETRACIGTVPLYQAALDAVRTKKKAIVDMTVDDIFAGIVKHAEDGVDFITVHCGVTRSTVERMQNEGRLMDVVSRGGAFTVEWMAYNNKENPLFEHFDRLLEIVKAYDMTLSLGDGFRPGCLADATDRAQIHELILLGELTQRAREVGVQVMIEGPGHVPLHQIEANIILQKRLCHGAPFYVLGPLVTDIAPGYDHITCAIGGAIAAAAGADFLCYVTPSEHLRLPTVEDVRDGVIASRIAAHAADIAKGVKGAMEKDVAMAKCRKKLDWEGQFALSLDPDKARQLRAESGVADHGACTMCGEFCAYKVMDDAMERKAAHG from the coding sequence ATGAAGACCCAACTCGAACTGGCCCGCCAGGGCATAATCTCCGACATGATGCGCGAAGCTGCAGCAGCCGAGGGGGTCCCTGCGGAGACCATCCGCGACGGCATCACCGACGGCACCATCATCATCTGCCACAACGTGAAGCGGCTCAGCGGCATCCCCCTGGCCGTGGGCAAGGGGCTGCGCACCAAGGTCAACGCCAACATCGGCACCTCTGCCGACGACACCGACATCTCCAAGGAGCTGGAAAAGGCGCGCGTGGCCGTGAAGCACGGTGCCGACGCCCTCATGGACCTGTCAACGGGCGGGCCGGTGGATGAGATCCGCCGGGCCATCATCGCCGAGACCCGCGCCTGCATCGGCACGGTCCCCCTCTACCAGGCTGCGCTGGATGCGGTCCGGACCAAGAAGAAGGCGATCGTGGACATGACCGTGGACGACATCTTCGCCGGCATCGTCAAGCATGCCGAGGACGGAGTGGACTTCATCACGGTCCACTGCGGCGTCACCCGCTCCACGGTCGAGCGGATGCAGAACGAGGGGCGGCTGATGGACGTGGTCTCCCGTGGCGGCGCCTTCACCGTAGAGTGGATGGCTTACAACAACAAGGAAAACCCGCTGTTCGAGCATTTTGACCGGCTGCTGGAGATCGTGAAGGCATACGACATGACCCTGTCGCTGGGAGACGGGTTCCGTCCGGGCTGCCTGGCCGATGCCACGGACCGCGCCCAGATCCACGAGCTGATCCTCCTGGGGGAGCTGACCCAGCGGGCCCGTGAGGTGGGGGTACAGGTGATGATCGAAGGGCCGGGCCATGTGCCGCTGCACCAGATCGAGGCCAACATCATCCTGCAGAAGCGGCTCTGCCACGGGGCACCTTTCTACGTGCTGGGACCGCTGGTTACCGATATCGCACCGGGCTACGACCATATCACCTGCGCCATCGGCGGCGCCATTGCCGCAGCCGCCGGCGCCGACTTCCTCTGCTACGTCACACCGTCGGAGCACCTGCGCCTTCCCACGGTTGAGGATGTGCGGGACGGGGTCATCGCCTCCCGGATCGCGGCCCACGCCGCCGACATCGCCAAAGGGGTCAAAGGGGCCATGGAAAAGGACGTCGCCATGGCCAAGTGCCGCAAGAAGCTCGACTGGGAAGGGCAGTTCGCCCTTTCCCTCGACCCGGACAAGGCCCGCCAGTTGCGCGCCGAATCGGGGGTCGCCGATCACGGCGCCTGCACCATGTGCGGCGAATTCTGCGCCTACAAGGTTATGGACGACGCCATGGAGAGAAAGGCCGCCCACGGCTGA
- the thiD gene encoding bifunctional hydroxymethylpyrimidine kinase/phosphomethylpyrimidine kinase — translation MYRRKSDHLRLVVDRGDDAFRLNGLYLVTDEGEQLVERVRRAIAGGVSALQFRRKTGERAEKLSLGRELQELCAQACIPFIVNDDLSLALELDADGLHLGQDDGDPAEARRQLGSHRLLGISTHDLDEALAAQAAGADYIGFGAMFPTRSKDIRHLAGPEGLAAIRDQIKIPLVAIGGITRNNVARVIDSGADAVAVISAVLENRDPSAAAAELALQFNRKAPFPRGAVLTVAGSDSGGGAGIQADLKTITLLGSYGSSVITALTAQNTRGVSGIHPVPPEFVAEQLDAVLADIPVDTVKTGMLFSAPIIDILAQRLEEQRRLLPIVDPVMVAKGGASLIDRDAVTCLKHRLLPLAYLVTPNIPEAERLSGLDISDEEGMQQAARAIHRMGARNVLIKGGHLGEGSAVDILFDGSAFIRYPGQRVHTRNTHGTGCTMASAIATYLAQGEPLQVAISRAKEFITAAIRLAQPLGKGHGPVNHYLAARETRD, via the coding sequence ATGTATCGCAGGAAATCCGATCATCTTCGGCTCGTCGTGGATCGCGGCGACGACGCCTTCAGGCTTAACGGTCTCTACCTGGTCACCGACGAAGGGGAGCAACTGGTCGAGCGGGTACGGCGGGCGATTGCCGGCGGCGTCTCGGCACTCCAGTTCCGCCGCAAGACGGGAGAGCGGGCAGAGAAGCTCAGCCTCGGCAGGGAGCTGCAGGAGCTCTGCGCCCAGGCCTGCATCCCGTTCATCGTCAACGACGACCTCTCCCTGGCCCTTGAGCTGGACGCCGACGGCCTCCACCTGGGCCAGGACGACGGCGACCCTGCCGAAGCCCGCAGGCAGCTCGGTTCCCACCGCCTGCTCGGTATCTCCACCCATGACCTGGACGAGGCTCTGGCGGCCCAGGCCGCCGGTGCTGACTATATCGGTTTCGGCGCCATGTTCCCCACCCGGAGCAAGGATATCCGGCACCTGGCCGGACCCGAAGGGCTAGCAGCGATCCGCGATCAGATCAAGATTCCGCTGGTGGCCATCGGCGGCATCACCCGGAACAACGTGGCCAGGGTGATCGACAGCGGCGCCGACGCCGTGGCGGTCATCTCGGCAGTGCTGGAGAATCGCGACCCTTCAGCCGCGGCTGCTGAACTGGCGTTGCAGTTCAACCGGAAAGCCCCCTTTCCCCGCGGCGCCGTGCTGACCGTTGCCGGCAGCGATTCGGGAGGCGGCGCCGGCATCCAAGCGGATCTGAAGACCATCACCCTGCTCGGTTCCTACGGCTCGTCGGTCATCACCGCCCTCACGGCGCAGAACACCCGCGGCGTCTCCGGCATCCACCCGGTCCCCCCCGAGTTCGTGGCAGAGCAGCTCGACGCGGTGCTTGCCGACATCCCGGTGGACACGGTGAAGACCGGCATGCTCTTCTCGGCACCGATCATCGACATCCTGGCGCAGCGGCTGGAGGAGCAGCGCCGGCTCCTGCCAATCGTCGATCCGGTCATGGTCGCCAAGGGGGGGGCATCCCTCATCGACCGCGACGCGGTTACCTGCCTCAAGCACCGGCTCCTGCCGCTCGCCTACCTGGTCACCCCCAACATCCCCGAGGCGGAACGGCTGAGCGGCCTGGACATCAGCGACGAGGAAGGGATGCAGCAGGCCGCACGCGCCATCCACCGCATGGGAGCGAGAAACGTCCTGATCAAGGGGGGGCATCTGGGGGAAGGTTCCGCGGTGGACATCCTCTTTGACGGCAGCGCCTTCATCCGCTATCCGGGCCAGCGCGTCCACACCCGCAACACCCACGGCACCGGCTGCACCATGGCCTCTGCCATCGCCACCTACCTGGCGCAGGGGGAGCCGTTGCAGGTCGCCATCAGCCGGGCCAAGGAGTTCATTACCGCCGCCATCCGCCTTGCCCAGCCGCTGGGCAAGGGGCACGGACCGGTCAACCACTATCTTGCCGCACGGGAAACGAGAGACTAG
- the alr gene encoding alanine racemase: MDSRPTIAEIDLAALRHNYAQVRRAVRQDCGVLAVVKADAYGHGFMDVATVLDQEGVTAFGVAFLAEGIQLRKSGIDRPILILGGVYPGQERKCVGFNLSTTVFSMEQARTLDAAARGLYRKAKIHVKIDTGMGRLGIPYDEAADFFRQLRELRNVELEGVISHFSSSDELDDSGSAYTAEQAARFSAVIGECRACGFTPPYIHIANSAAIFSVDLPFCNLVRPGIVLYGSLPSGDFAGRLDVRPVMRLKSRVAMLKWVEPGRSISYSRRYTTSQRTLVASVPVGYADGYSRALTNKGELIVRGHRVPVVGTVCMDWIMADVSGVPDVAVGDEVTLLGCDGSGVCIRAEELAALAGTIPYEIFCGISKRVPRVYVNGT; the protein is encoded by the coding sequence ATGGACAGTCGCCCCACCATAGCAGAGATAGATCTTGCGGCCCTGCGCCACAACTATGCCCAGGTACGGCGGGCGGTCCGGCAAGACTGCGGCGTCCTGGCCGTGGTCAAGGCCGATGCCTACGGCCACGGCTTCATGGACGTCGCCACCGTCCTCGACCAGGAGGGGGTGACCGCCTTCGGGGTGGCCTTCCTGGCCGAAGGGATCCAGCTCCGCAAGAGCGGGATCGACCGGCCGATCCTGATCCTGGGGGGGGTCTACCCCGGCCAGGAGCGAAAGTGCGTCGGCTTCAACCTCTCCACCACGGTCTTCAGCATGGAGCAGGCCCGGACGCTGGATGCCGCGGCCAGGGGGCTCTACCGCAAAGCCAAAATCCATGTCAAGATCGATACCGGCATGGGGCGGCTCGGCATCCCCTACGACGAGGCCGCTGACTTTTTCCGCCAGTTGCGGGAGCTGCGGAACGTGGAGCTGGAAGGGGTGATCTCCCATTTCTCCTCGTCCGACGAACTGGACGACAGCGGATCGGCCTACACGGCCGAGCAGGCAGCCCGTTTCAGCGCCGTGATCGGCGAATGCCGCGCCTGCGGCTTTACCCCTCCCTATATCCACATTGCCAACAGCGCCGCGATCTTCAGCGTCGATCTCCCCTTCTGCAACCTGGTGCGGCCGGGGATCGTGCTCTACGGTTCGCTCCCCTCGGGGGACTTTGCCGGCCGGCTCGACGTCAGGCCGGTGATGCGCCTGAAGAGCCGGGTTGCCATGCTCAAATGGGTGGAGCCGGGCAGATCGATCAGCTATTCCCGCCGCTACACCACCAGTCAGCGCACCCTGGTCGCCAGCGTGCCGGTGGGGTATGCGGACGGCTACAGCCGCGCCCTGACCAACAAGGGGGAGCTGATCGTGCGGGGGCACCGTGTCCCGGTGGTCGGCACGGTCTGCATGGACTGGATCATGGCCGACGTGAGCGGGGTCCCCGACGTTGCCGTGGGGGACGAGGTCACCCTCTTGGGGTGCGACGGCAGCGGCGTCTGCATCCGCGCGGAAGAACTGGCGGCCCTGGCCGGCACCATCCCCTACGAAATATTCTGCGGCATCAGCAAGCGGGTGCCGCGGGTCTATGTCAATGGGACCTGA